A stretch of Bradyrhizobium sp. CCBAU 53338 DNA encodes these proteins:
- a CDS encoding recombinase family protein: MRFVIPAGFNREREREMTLSYDPQNSCAIYARVAHESTEEIDRQVAACAFRASELDREVHHLFVDNGASGMEIGPSLQRLLEMARFGSFGHLIVQDQVRLAKSVGLRIFVLTDLATAGVKVEMLSERTWPYEPNVFTPGLR, from the coding sequence TTGCGTTTTGTCATTCCCGCAGGTTTCAATCGTGAGCGAGAGAGGGAAATGACATTGAGCTACGACCCGCAGAACTCCTGCGCCATCTACGCGCGCGTCGCCCATGAGAGCACGGAGGAGATCGATCGCCAGGTGGCGGCTTGTGCATTTCGAGCTTCCGAGCTCGATCGCGAGGTTCACCACCTTTTCGTCGACAACGGAGCCTCCGGCATGGAGATCGGACCAAGCCTGCAGCGTCTTCTGGAGATGGCCCGGTTCGGTTCGTTCGGTCACCTGATCGTGCAGGATCAGGTTCGTCTCGCGAAATCGGTGGGACTGCGCATCTTCGTTTTGACCGATTTGGCGACGGCAGGAGTGAAGGTCGAAATGCTCTCGGAACGCACGTGGCCGTACGAGCCCAACGTGTTCACGCCCGGACTGCGCTAG